One region of Shinella sp. XGS7 genomic DNA includes:
- a CDS encoding thermonuclease family protein, whose translation MRLAGIDAPELDHPWGKKAKWALVQLCKGQAVTAHIRPELSYDRLVAECFLADGRDLAAEMVRAGMALDWPKFSGGKYKHLETPDARRKLWRADARQRGKLRMQNDC comes from the coding sequence ATACGGCTGGCCGGCATTGATGCGCCCGAACTCGACCATCCGTGGGGCAAAAAGGCAAAGTGGGCGTTGGTCCAACTTTGCAAGGGTCAGGCAGTGACGGCCCACATTAGGCCAGAACTCTCCTATGACCGCCTGGTGGCGGAATGCTTCCTGGCGGATGGGCGCGATTTGGCAGCGGAGATGGTCCGCGCCGGCATGGCGTTGGATTGGCCGAAATTTTCGGGCGGTAAATATAAGCATCTTGAGACGCCGGATGCGCGGCGCAAGCTTTGGCGCGCGGATGCGCGCCAGCGTGGCAAGCTACGGATGCAAAATGACTGCTAA